Proteins encoded in a region of the Vicia villosa cultivar HV-30 ecotype Madison, WI linkage group LG5, Vvil1.0, whole genome shotgun sequence genome:
- the LOC131601659 gene encoding probable glycerol-3-phosphate dehydrogenase [NAD(+)] 1, cytosolic, producing the protein MVSLGSKMNGTSENGYSNGSVVHSVNSNFEEKLDELRNLIGKQDGDPLRIVGVGAGAWGSVFTAMLQDAYGSFRDKALIRIWRRPGRTVDRATATHLFEVINSREDVLRRLIRRCAYLKYVEGRLGDRVLHADEILKDGFCLNMVDTPLCPLKVVTNLQEAVWDADIVINGLPSTETREVFEQIRNYWKERITVPVIISLAKGVEAELDPEPRIITPTLMISRATGVSIENILYLGGPNIASEIYNKEYANARICGAEKWRKPLAKFLRQPHFIVWDNGDLVTHEVMGGLKNVYAIGAGMVAALTNESATSKSVYFAHCTSEMIFITHLLAEEPEKLAGPLLADTYVTLLKGRNAWYGQKLAKGELSLEMGDSIKGKGMIQGVSAVKAFYELLSQSSLNVLDPDENKHVAPVELCPILKMLHKILIKRESPVQAILQALRDETMNDPRDRIKIAQSHVFYRPSLLGQQS; encoded by the exons ATGGTGTCGTTGGGATCAAAGATGAATGGAACTAGTGAAAATGGATACTCAAATGGCTCTGTTGTTCATAGTGTAAACAGTAATTTTGAAGAGAAGCTTGATGAGCTTCGTAACCTAATAGGGAAACAGGATGGTGATCCATTGAGAATAGTTGGCGTCGGAGCTggtgcttggggcagtgtctttACAGCTATGTTACAGGATGCTTATGGTAGTTTTAGAGATAAAGCTCTGATTAGGATATGGAGAAGACCGGGAAGAACCGTTGATAGGGCCACGGCTACTCATCTCTTTGAGGTGATCAATTCGAGGGAGGATGTGTTGAGGAGGCTGATTAGGCGCTGTGCTTATTTAAAATATGTTGAGGGAAGATTGGGTGATAGGGTGCTTCATGCAGATGAGATTTTGAAAGATGGGTTTTGTTTGAATATGGTTGATACGCCACTTTGCCCTCTCAAGGTTGTCACCAACTTGCAGGAGGCTGTATGGGATGCTGACATTGTGATTAATGGCTTGCCGTCAACGGAAACCCGTGAGGTGTTTGAACAAATTAGAAACTACTGGAAAGAGAGAATCACAGTTCCTGTCATTATTTCCTTGGCAAAGGGTGTTGAGGCTGAATTGGATCCTGAGCCGCGGATCATAACACCTACTTTAATGATCAGTCGAGCAA CTGGAGTCTCCATTGAAAATATCCTCTACCTTGGAGGTCCAAACATTGCCTCTGAGATTTACAACAAAGAATATGCAAACGCTAGAATATGTGGAGCAGAAAAATGGAGGAAACCATTGGCAAAGTTTTTGAGACAACCCCATTTTATAGTGTGGGATAATGGTGACCTTGTTACACATGAAGTTATGGGTGGATTAAAGAATGTATACGCTATTGGGGCAG GGATGGTAGCTGCTTTGACAAACGAAAGTGCCACCAGCAAATCAGTGTACTTTGCTCACTGCACATCTGAGATGATTTTTATCACTCATCTATTGGCAGAAGAACCAGAGAAACTTGCAGGCCCTCTCTTGGCTGATACTTATGTAACCTTGTTGAAAGGTCGTAATGCATGGTACGGACAAAAGTTGGCCAAAGGAGAATTGAGCCTTGAAATGGGTGATAGCATCAAAGGCAAGGGAATGATTCAG GGAGTCTCTGCTGTTAAAGCATTCTATGAGCTACTGAGTCAGTCCAGCTTAAATGTTCTAGATCCTGATGAAAACAAGCACGTCGCCCCTGTGGAGCTTTGCCCTATCTTGAAGATGTTACATAAAATACTGATAAAAAG GGAATCTCCAGTACAGGCAATTCTTCAAGCATTGCGAGATGAGACCATGAACGATCCTCGGGACCGTATTAAGATTGCACAGAGCCATGTGTTTTACCGGCCATCTCTTCTTGGTCAGCAGTCTTAG